From a region of the Marinomonas mediterranea MMB-1 genome:
- the gcvH gene encoding glycine cleavage system protein GcvH encodes MSNIPTNLKYADSHEWVLDNGDGTVTVGITDHAQDLLGDVVYVELPDLDADVTATEQFSLVESVKAASDIYAPVTGIVVEVNEALEDSPELINESPYNDAWIAKIKLAEDADLSKLLDAEGYTASIEE; translated from the coding sequence ATGAGCAATATTCCAACTAACCTTAAGTATGCGGATTCACATGAGTGGGTGCTTGATAATGGAGACGGTACTGTAACCGTCGGTATTACAGATCACGCACAAGATCTGCTTGGCGATGTTGTTTATGTTGAGCTGCCAGATCTAGATGCAGACGTGACAGCAACAGAGCAATTCTCTCTGGTTGAATCTGTAAAAGCAGCCTCCGATATCTATGCACCAGTAACAGGTATTGTTGTCGAAGTGAACGAAGCGCTAGAAGACTCTCCTGAGTTAATTAATGAGTCTCCATATAATGACGCGTGGATCGCAAAAATTAAATTAGCTGAAGACGCTGATCTTAGCAAACTTCTTGATGCTGAAGGCTACACAGCCTCAATCGAAGAATAA
- the glyA gene encoding serine hydroxymethyltransferase, with translation MANTEVFFSQALSERDPELFATLTEEQERQEIGIELIASENIVSKAVLEAQGSVLTNKYAEGYPTRRYYGGCEVVDVTEQLAIDRAKQLFGCEFANVQPHSGAQANGAVMLALLQPGDTILGMSLSSGGHLTHGAPPAQSGKWFNAVQYEVNAETLLMDYDAIEAQAVECQPKMIIAGGSAIPREIDFKRFREIADKVGAYLMVDMAHIAGLVATGAHPSPLPHAHVVTTTTHKTLRGPRGGMILSNNLDIGKKINSAVFPGYQGGPLMHVIAGKAVAFGEALKPEFKDYINQVVANAKTLAEVMVERGCDIVTGGTDTHLMLVDLRPKGLKGNVADQALERAGITCNKNGIPFDTEKPMVTSGVRLGTPAITSRGFGEEETRKVGHLISDVLDGLVEKPEGNPEVEERVRKEVLELCKQFPLYR, from the coding sequence ATGGCTAACACTGAAGTATTTTTCAGCCAAGCGCTTTCTGAGCGCGACCCAGAATTGTTTGCAACTCTTACAGAAGAGCAAGAACGCCAAGAGATTGGTATAGAGCTAATCGCTTCCGAAAACATTGTTTCGAAAGCGGTACTAGAAGCACAAGGTTCTGTTCTTACGAATAAATACGCTGAAGGTTACCCTACTCGTCGTTACTACGGTGGTTGTGAGGTCGTTGACGTTACTGAGCAATTGGCTATTGATCGTGCGAAGCAACTATTTGGTTGTGAGTTTGCAAACGTACAGCCTCACTCTGGCGCGCAGGCTAACGGTGCGGTGATGCTTGCACTGCTTCAACCAGGTGACACCATTTTGGGTATGTCTTTATCTTCTGGTGGACACCTAACTCACGGCGCGCCGCCAGCACAATCTGGCAAGTGGTTCAATGCTGTTCAATACGAAGTGAACGCTGAAACACTACTAATGGATTACGATGCAATAGAAGCGCAAGCCGTTGAGTGTCAGCCAAAAATGATCATTGCTGGTGGCTCAGCGATCCCACGTGAAATCGATTTCAAACGTTTCCGTGAGATTGCCGATAAAGTTGGTGCTTACTTAATGGTTGATATGGCACACATTGCTGGCTTGGTAGCAACAGGGGCTCATCCTTCTCCACTTCCGCATGCACATGTTGTTACGACAACAACTCACAAAACGCTTCGTGGTCCTCGTGGCGGCATGATTCTATCGAATAACTTGGATATTGGTAAGAAGATTAACTCTGCTGTATTCCCTGGTTACCAAGGTGGCCCACTAATGCACGTTATTGCTGGTAAAGCAGTGGCATTTGGTGAAGCATTGAAGCCTGAGTTTAAAGACTACATCAATCAAGTCGTTGCAAACGCTAAAACATTGGCAGAAGTTATGGTTGAGCGTGGTTGTGACATCGTAACGGGTGGTACAGATACTCACCTAATGCTGGTTGATCTACGTCCTAAAGGCCTAAAAGGTAACGTTGCAGATCAAGCACTTGAACGTGCTGGTATTACATGTAACAAGAACGGTATCCCATTCGACACAGAGAAACCAATGGTTACTTCTGGCGTTCGTCTTGGTACGCCTGCTATTACTTCTCGTGGTTTCGGCGAAGAAGAAACACGTAAAGTCGGCCACCTTATCAGTGACGTACTAGACGGTTTGGTAGAAAAACCAGAAGGTAACCCTGAAGTTGAAGAGCGTGTTCGCAAAGAAGTTCTAGAACTTTGTAAGCAATTTCCTCTTTATCGTTAA
- the gcvT gene encoding glycine cleavage system aminomethyltransferase GcvT — protein sequence MKRTPLYDAHIDAQARMVEFAGYQMPVQYPLGVKKEHLWVRENAGLFDVSHMGQVIISGENAKQELESILPVDVLGLSLNTQRYSFFTTPEGGISDDLMFSNWGDQVFMVVNAACKVQDIAYLKAQLKTSSVVEIEDRALLALQGPKARQAAKALIPELASMVFMQSIKVEWQGIELWVSCSGYTGEDGYEISVPANQAILLASALTSMEEVEWIGLGARDSLRLEAGLCLYGHDIDTTTSPIEASLNWAIQKVRRTGGEREGGFVGSEVILPQFGQTLDRKRVGFVVESKAPVREGVEIVNEANEPVGTVTSGGFAPSLGQPIVMAYVNTADLNTPLFALVRGKQLPLTQTKMPFVPARFYRG from the coding sequence ATGAAACGCACTCCCTTATATGACGCTCACATTGACGCTCAAGCCCGTATGGTTGAATTTGCTGGGTATCAAATGCCCGTCCAGTACCCATTAGGCGTAAAAAAGGAACACTTATGGGTGCGAGAAAATGCAGGCTTATTTGATGTGTCTCACATGGGGCAAGTCATTATTAGCGGTGAAAACGCGAAACAAGAGTTAGAATCCATTTTACCTGTCGATGTATTAGGCTTATCTCTAAATACTCAGCGTTATAGTTTTTTTACAACACCAGAAGGTGGAATATCGGATGACCTGATGTTTTCAAATTGGGGCGATCAAGTATTCATGGTCGTTAATGCCGCTTGTAAAGTGCAAGATATTGCCTATTTAAAAGCGCAGCTTAAAACCAGTTCCGTTGTAGAAATTGAAGACCGTGCGCTTTTGGCGCTTCAAGGCCCTAAAGCTCGCCAAGCTGCGAAAGCACTGATTCCTGAACTTGCGAGCATGGTGTTTATGCAATCTATAAAAGTAGAATGGCAAGGCATCGAACTATGGGTAAGCTGCTCAGGCTATACAGGTGAAGACGGCTATGAGATCTCTGTTCCTGCTAACCAAGCTATTTTATTAGCATCTGCGCTAACTTCTATGGAAGAAGTGGAATGGATTGGCCTTGGTGCTCGTGATTCTTTACGTTTAGAGGCGGGTCTTTGTTTATATGGTCATGACATAGACACAACAACAAGCCCTATCGAAGCCTCTCTTAATTGGGCGATCCAAAAGGTTCGCCGAACGGGTGGCGAGCGTGAAGGTGGCTTTGTCGGTAGCGAGGTTATTTTACCGCAATTTGGACAAACCTTAGACCGAAAAAGAGTCGGATTTGTCGTTGAAAGCAAGGCACCTGTTCGCGAAGGTGTCGAAATTGTGAATGAAGCAAACGAACCTGTAGGAACGGTAACCAGTGGTGGCTTTGCTCCGTCATTAGGCCAGCCTATTGTTATGGCTTATGTTAATACTGCTGATCTCAACACGCCTTTATTTGCATTGGTACGTGGCAAGCAACTTCCATTGACTCAAACGAAAATGCCTTTTGTGCCTGCTCGTTTTTATCGCGGCTAA
- a CDS encoding elongation factor P hydroxylase has protein sequence MLVSRDIESVFHTCFFEKFNTVLMGDAEEPFYRASVNSQPARIEYRHDYISSALHETAHWCVAGTERRQHDDFGYWYEPDSRSLSQQKIFEDVEVLPQAYECLFQWSLGRAFRVSADNLALPDYDSTPFQNRVLEKVFSLLPNIPERVLCFASALYSLRFPNTTLTLSQHLQECYENHCR, from the coding sequence GTGCTTGTTTCGCGTGATATAGAGTCCGTCTTCCATACATGTTTCTTTGAAAAATTTAATACTGTCTTAATGGGGGACGCTGAAGAACCTTTTTACCGAGCGTCAGTGAACAGCCAACCCGCGCGTATCGAGTATCGACATGATTATATATCAAGTGCGCTACATGAAACGGCACATTGGTGTGTTGCTGGAACAGAAAGAAGACAACACGACGATTTCGGTTACTGGTACGAGCCTGATTCACGCAGCCTTTCGCAGCAAAAGATATTTGAAGATGTAGAAGTCTTACCGCAAGCGTATGAATGCCTCTTTCAATGGTCATTAGGAAGGGCGTTTCGTGTTAGTGCCGATAACCTAGCGCTGCCAGACTATGACAGTACGCCTTTTCAAAACCGTGTGTTGGAGAAAGTGTTTTCTCTCTTACCTAATATACCTGAACGCGTTCTATGTTTTGCATCCGCACTTTATAGCTTACGCTTCCCTAATACCACTTTGACACTTAGCCAACATTTACAGGAATGCTATGAAAATCATTGCCGATGA
- a CDS encoding 4-phosphoerythronate dehydrogenase encodes MKIIADENMPNVSTLFSSIGEVSLTPGRSLSSEQIKDADILLVRSVTKVTATLLENSNIKFVGSATIGTDHIDLEYLSENDICFSSAPGCNADAVADYVFSALSHLYLNKKLEWLNKRIGIIGHGNVGKTVYQRFSALGCDVVAYDPFVESDSVRLVSLDEVLNCDIICLHAPLTKTGLHPTYKMLGKEQLQKLKPNTTLISAGRGGVVCEDSLLIRHDELGGKLNLVWDVWKSEPHINTALLDKVDLATPHIAGYSKQGREKGTWMVYLALCKFLNLNPKLDYSKAISQGNITEMSLNKDANLHEAIARAVLAIYDISRDDTRLRRKYRNAPSFETFDWLRKHYVERDEFNTCIATQTSYQDELNAIGFKHLNT; translated from the coding sequence ATGAAAATCATTGCCGATGAGAACATGCCCAATGTTTCCACTCTTTTCTCATCTATTGGAGAGGTTTCTCTCACTCCCGGACGTTCACTATCAAGCGAACAAATAAAAGACGCCGACATTCTACTAGTACGCTCTGTTACCAAAGTAACGGCAACATTGTTAGAAAACAGCAATATCAAATTTGTTGGTAGCGCCACAATAGGCACGGATCATATTGATCTTGAGTATCTTTCAGAAAACGATATTTGTTTTTCTAGCGCGCCAGGCTGCAACGCCGATGCTGTGGCGGATTATGTTTTCAGTGCGTTATCGCACCTTTATTTGAATAAGAAGCTGGAGTGGCTCAACAAGCGTATTGGTATTATTGGCCATGGCAATGTTGGAAAAACAGTATATCAACGCTTTAGTGCGCTTGGTTGCGATGTGGTTGCCTACGATCCGTTCGTAGAAAGTGATTCTGTTCGACTTGTATCACTCGATGAAGTGCTAAATTGCGACATTATTTGTTTACATGCGCCATTAACTAAAACAGGCTTACATCCAACTTATAAAATGCTTGGTAAAGAGCAATTACAAAAGCTCAAACCGAATACCACCCTTATTTCAGCAGGGCGAGGTGGTGTGGTGTGCGAGGATAGCTTACTTATTCGTCATGATGAACTAGGAGGGAAGCTTAATCTGGTTTGGGATGTTTGGAAAAGTGAACCTCATATAAACACCGCTCTTCTAGACAAAGTGGATCTCGCAACTCCTCATATAGCTGGCTATAGTAAACAGGGAAGAGAAAAAGGGACATGGATGGTTTATCTGGCACTTTGTAAGTTTTTGAATCTTAACCCTAAATTAGACTATTCCAAAGCTATCAGCCAAGGTAACATTACCGAAATGTCCTTAAATAAGGACGCTAACTTGCATGAAGCGATCGCAAGAGCTGTTCTAGCTATTTATGATATTTCAAGAGATGACACTCGACTAAGACGGAAATACAGAAATGCGCCGTCATTTGAAACGTTTGATTGGCTTCGTAAGCATTATGTTGAAAGAGATGAATTCAACACATGTATCGCGACTCAAACCTCATACCAAGACGAGTTAAATGCTATTGGCTTTAAGCACTTAAATACATGA
- a CDS encoding flagellar brake protein has product MAEVVQTSFSEIDVPMGTLVQLEFISPPGRHTVQVVGRLPGRSLILSTPKVNGKNILVRESQVVNVRLMLDTSVCAFSSKVAKSYLDPAAHLHIAYPDYVETSVVRQAARIETRAICSLDPIANDPDSIFAPATGIIVDLSAGGAKLLSKEDFGSVNQKMNLSLRLKISGYDFYLKILCELRSQEIEHIEKLQSTLTDNAFLARMGVEYLYVYGIKFNDLPKETGVPLIAHILEQQREKGR; this is encoded by the coding sequence ATGGCTGAAGTAGTCCAGACCAGTTTTAGTGAAATAGATGTACCAATGGGGACATTGGTACAGTTAGAGTTTATTTCACCACCTGGACGCCACACCGTTCAAGTCGTCGGACGGCTTCCGGGGCGCTCCCTTATTCTTTCAACGCCCAAAGTTAACGGCAAGAACATCTTGGTACGAGAAAGCCAAGTGGTCAATGTTCGACTGATGTTAGATACTTCTGTGTGTGCTTTCTCAAGTAAAGTCGCAAAAAGCTACCTTGATCCTGCCGCTCATTTGCACATAGCCTACCCCGATTACGTAGAAACCTCCGTTGTACGTCAGGCTGCGCGCATAGAAACGCGAGCAATTTGCAGTCTTGATCCGATTGCCAATGATCCTGACAGTATTTTTGCCCCTGCAACCGGCATTATTGTGGATCTGAGTGCGGGCGGTGCTAAACTGCTTTCAAAAGAGGATTTTGGGTCAGTTAACCAAAAGATGAACCTATCATTACGCCTAAAAATCTCAGGTTATGATTTCTACTTGAAGATTCTATGTGAGCTCCGATCCCAAGAAATCGAACATATTGAAAAGCTACAATCCACATTAACAGACAATGCATTTTTAGCTCGAATGGGGGTCGAATATCTCTATGTATACGGTATTAAGTTCAACGACCTACCGAAAGAGACGGGAGTCCCTTTGATTGCCCACATATTAGAACAACAAAGAGAAAAAGGGCGTTAA